tttgaaaaatatcacataactttaaaacacatataactttctcgatttaaattatttttttgcacaacatatatctaattaaagataatttcataaggattctaacgagatctcacttgcatatgttccgatatcaaaatttgaaatttttttgaaaattttcaattttttcgtacaacaataaatgtcaacatagtatataaaatatgtcaatataatacatctagaatgtcattcttaaaacaatgtgttgacattctcaaagctgttgatattttcaaagcactatattgacattttcatccaaaaccctaatttgatagttttttatctttttcgatttaattaataaaaacgaaaattacacatgacaaattttagacaactaaatttttaaaatcctatggtcttaaattagttatagttagcaattagagagtgagttagcaattgatcactcccctcaATAacattatcttaattttttttgtaacttataaatttaataatgtcAATAGAAAATATTCACTAGTCTAGTCTAGATATGCCATGCATGAAGAATCCAacatactagtatatttttcataaacaaaaacaaaatttatgtTATACAAAAATGTTGTATTCACAAATGATAAAAACTATTCTTTAACATGATTCTGCTAAAGAAAACATGATAGTGGTATTCTCTAACATGAACCAGACAATAAGCCTCAAGAATTCTAGCAGACTAATTCAAAGATACCAAGGAGGGTTTGCTATGCCATTACATACTGTTGCAGGTGCTTCGTTCTCTTCTTGTTCTTCAGCTTACGTAAGGCGCAAGACTCAATCTGCCTGATCCTTTCCCTGCTCACACCCATAAGCTCCCCGATTTCTTGCAATGTCTTCATTCTACCATCCTCGAGCCCAAACCTCCACGACACAACTTGCTTTTCTCTCGGATTCAGGCTGTCGAGAACCTTCGCCAAGTCCTGTCTCATAAACTGCTTGATCAGCAACTCCTCGGATGTTTCTGCCTCAGGGTCTGAAATCACATCCTATACAATGAAAAAGGAGAAATAAGTTAGAGACGGGAAGGAGTAGGGATAGAGATGCCAAAGAGATATGTTTTCGGACGTACTGAGGGTTTGAGGTCTTGATTGATTCCGATTTTCTGGTCAAGGGATCTTGGAGCTTTGGGGGTCAACATGACTGCAGAAAGTCGCTTCATGGAGAGCCCTGTCGCCTCAGCAACTTCTGCGTCATCAGGAACTCTACCATTTTCACTGTAGAGTTGCTTTCTTGCCTCCTTTACTCTATAAGTAGCTTCAACCATGTGAAACTGTCATGCAGGCAAAGCATGCAAATTTAGATTTCATAAGCCTCCATTTTAGCAGTACACTCACTCGGTCATTCATTGGGTAAAATAAAATGTAGGAGAACTTTTACCGGTAGTCTAATTGTCCTGGACTGGTCAGAAAGTGATTTCCGCACTGCTTGCTTTATCCACCAATGAGCATAGGTGGAGAACTTGAAACCCTTTGACGCATCAAATTTCTCTGAACCTCTCACAAGTCCACGACACCCTTCCTGAGGGCGAAACCATAAGAACATTTAGTTAAAGACAGGCTACGAGGCGAATGGgtcatatgttttttttttcatttcttcattataacttcatatttttcaaTCAGAGGTGGCAAAGTAATGAATACCTGAACCAGATCTTGAAGATTCATCCCAGCTCCCAGGTAATTTTTTGCTATAGAAATAACGAGCCGTATGTTGCTCTTAATCATTTTATCTTTGCATAGAACACCGTAATTCAGTTGTTGCCGCAAGGTTTGGTGATCAAGACCAGCAGCTGCCGCCCATTGGGCAAAAGTAGGTGGGCTGCCAAAACGTAGAGTAAGCTCATCCTGTAGTTTTTCCAGCTTCAATAAAGCCTGCATTCATTGTAAATAAGTGTTAAACGCCAAACCAACATAAGCCAGCAAGTCACTGCAAGAGGCTTATAGaacagaaaaaagaaaaaagataggAACTTTTATTAGTACCCAAGCAAGATCCCAGTAACTATTACAGCTAACAATAGTTTCTCCAGGCTAAGTTGAaagaatatactccctccgtcccaactcaagtgattgatttttttttgccgttgttttgtgaagatgataatacatagttaaaatgaagagaaagtaagagagagaataatatagaatagagtcgtatctacattattctcttacttactttactttctctccactttaactatttatttatcattttctcCAAACACGTGTCGAAAAGCcgtcaatcacttgagatgggacggagggagtagatcaTTTGATTAATATATTAACTTCGGCATTTTTCTAAAATCACACATGTACGAAATGATCTACCAAAGCCGATTCTTCTACACAGTCAATAAATGATTTCTAGGTAAATGACATTAAATAAATGTATGTTTTGGGAAAAAATGAAACGGAGCCAAATTAATCTAAAGCTACCTGGATCCCTTCTGACAACATCTTTTCTTCAGAAGCAGTAAGTAGCCTAGAAGAACTTGTAGTCCCCCTTAAGTAACGTAAGGGATCAGAGTAATCTACTTCCTGCACAGAAGAGCGCTTTTT
This DNA window, taken from Salvia splendens isolate huo1 chromosome 18, SspV2, whole genome shotgun sequence, encodes the following:
- the LOC121775789 gene encoding RNA polymerase sigma factor sigB-like isoform X1, producing the protein MSCLLPQFKCSPDTFAVNYFKSQSYSSIHSSKSREAINFRTQCILSVTSVPTATTSSVLELEKLQLSSLEAFPSSAAADRSWRASISTSAMLELEKVVSLDTRPIPFVAERPLAYVGAVGPPSEIRLEANLDEATILTREETVITAASEALALAKEAVKLAKDAAMMISHHKSTKSSSTTTGISREGNLMFEKSHLTYPAEKVFTEAKVGEIGLGGNFPVSDPLAEPDDDVEPSAEELEFLESQLSNIITVRSKRQTERKARRSRAAEKAAANIVSVKSGSSSRKKRSSVQEVDYSDPLRYLRGTTSSSRLLTASEEKMLSEGIQALLKLEKLQDELTLRFGSPPTFAQWAAAAGLDHQTLRQQLNYGVLCKDKMIKSNIRLVISIAKNYLGAGMNLQDLVQEGCRGLVRGSEKFDASKGFKFSTYAHWWIKQAVRKSLSDQSRTIRLPFHMVEATYRVKEARKQLYSENGRVPDDAEVAEATGLSMKRLSAVMLTPKAPRSLDQKIGINQDLKPSDVISDPEAETSEELLIKQFMRQDLAKVLDSLNPREKQVVSWRFGLEDGRMKTLQEIGELMGVSRERIRQIESCALRKLKNKKRTKHLQQYVMA
- the LOC121775789 gene encoding RNA polymerase sigma factor sigB-like isoform X4, with the protein product MLELEKVVSLDTRPIPFVAERPLAYVGAVGPPSEIRLEANLDEATILTREETVITAASEALALAKEAVKLAKDAAMMISHHKSTKSSSTTTGISREGNLMFEKSHLTYPAEKVFTEAKVGEIGLGGNFPVSDPLAEPDDDVEPSAEELEFLESQLSNIITVRSKRQTERKARRSRAAEKAAANIVSVKSGSSSRKKRSSVQEVDYSDPLRYLRGTTSSSRLLTASEEKMLSEGIQALLKLEKLQDELTLRFGSPPTFAQWAAAAGLDHQTLRQQLNYGVLCKDKMIKSNIRLVISIAKNYLGAGMNLQDLVQEGCRGLVRGSEKFDASKGFKFSTYAHWWIKQAVRKSLSDQSRTIRLPFHMVEATYRVKEARKQLYSENGRVPDDAEVAEATGLSMKRLSAVMLTPKAPRSLDQKIGINQDLKPSDVISDPEAETSEELLIKQFMRQDLAKVLDSLNPREKQVVSWRFGLEDGRMKTLQEIGELMGVSRERIRQIESCALRKLKNKKRTKHLQQYVMA
- the LOC121775789 gene encoding RNA polymerase sigma factor sigB-like isoform X2, with amino-acid sequence MSCLLPQFKCSPDTFAVNYFKSQSYSSIHSSKSREAINFRTQCILSVTSVPTATTSSVLELEKLQLSSLEAFPSSAAADRSWRASISTSAMLELEKVVSLDTRPIPFVAERPLAYVGAVGPPSEIRLEANLDEATILTREETVITAASEALALAKEAVKLAKDAAMMISHHKSTKSSSTTTGISREVGEIGLGGNFPVSDPLAEPDDDVEPSAEELEFLESQLSNIITVRSKRQTERKARRSRAAEKAAANIVSVKSGSSSRKKRSSVQEVDYSDPLRYLRGTTSSSRLLTASEEKMLSEGIQALLKLEKLQDELTLRFGSPPTFAQWAAAAGLDHQTLRQQLNYGVLCKDKMIKSNIRLVISIAKNYLGAGMNLQDLVQEGCRGLVRGSEKFDASKGFKFSTYAHWWIKQAVRKSLSDQSRTIRLPFHMVEATYRVKEARKQLYSENGRVPDDAEVAEATGLSMKRLSAVMLTPKAPRSLDQKIGINQDLKPSDVISDPEAETSEELLIKQFMRQDLAKVLDSLNPREKQVVSWRFGLEDGRMKTLQEIGELMGVSRERIRQIESCALRKLKNKKRTKHLQQYVMA
- the LOC121775789 gene encoding RNA polymerase sigma factor sigB-like isoform X3 — protein: MSCLLPQFKCSPDTFAVNYFKSQSYSSIHSSKSREAINFRTQCILSVTSVPTATTSSVLELEKLQLSSLEAFPSSAAADRSWRASISTSAMLELEKVVSLDTRPIPFVAERPLAYVGAVGPPSEIRLEANLDEATILTREETVITAASEALALAKEAVKLAKDAAMMISHHKSTKSSSTTTGISREGGNFPVSDPLAEPDDDVEPSAEELEFLESQLSNIITVRSKRQTERKARRSRAAEKAAANIVSVKSGSSSRKKRSSVQEVDYSDPLRYLRGTTSSSRLLTASEEKMLSEGIQALLKLEKLQDELTLRFGSPPTFAQWAAAAGLDHQTLRQQLNYGVLCKDKMIKSNIRLVISIAKNYLGAGMNLQDLVQEGCRGLVRGSEKFDASKGFKFSTYAHWWIKQAVRKSLSDQSRTIRLPFHMVEATYRVKEARKQLYSENGRVPDDAEVAEATGLSMKRLSAVMLTPKAPRSLDQKIGINQDLKPSDVISDPEAETSEELLIKQFMRQDLAKVLDSLNPREKQVVSWRFGLEDGRMKTLQEIGELMGVSRERIRQIESCALRKLKNKKRTKHLQQYVMA